One Electrophorus electricus isolate fEleEle1 chromosome 10, fEleEle1.pri, whole genome shotgun sequence genomic region harbors:
- the twist1b gene encoding twist-related protein 1b produces MPEETLQDESSSPVSPADSFSNSDGELDRQPKRCGRKRRSSRKNGEDSDSSTLGKRGKKSTSSSPQSYEDLQSQRVMANVRERQRTQSLNEAFAALRKIIPTLPSDKLSKIQTLKLAARYIDFLCQVLQSDELDSKMASCSYVAHERLSYAFSVWRMEGAWSMSASH; encoded by the coding sequence ATGCCTGAGGAAACTTTGCAGGACGAATCGAGTTCTCCCGTGTCTCCAGCGGACAGCTTTAGCAACAGCGACGGAGAACTCGACAGGCAACCGAAGAGATGTGGGAGGAAAAGACGATCGAGTCGGAAAAATGGGGAGGATTCCGACAGCTCGACCCTGgggaaaagggggaaaaagtcGACCAGCAGCAGCCCTCAGTCTTACGAAGATCTGCAGTCGCAACGAGTCATGGCAAACGTGCGAGAGCGGCAGAGGACGCAGTCACTTAACGAAGCCTTCGCCGCGTTACGGAAAATTATTCCAACTCTGCCGTCAGACAAACTGAGCAAAATCCAAACGCTTAAACTCGCCGCCAGGTACATCGATTTTCTCTGTCAGGTTCTACAGAGTGATGAATTGGATTCCAAGATGGCAAGTTGTAGTTACGTGGCTCATGAACGGTTAAGCTATGCGTTCTCTGTGTGGAGGATGGAGGGCGCGTGGTCCATGTCAGCATCTCACTAG